The Pogona vitticeps strain Pit_001003342236 chromosome 6, PviZW2.1, whole genome shotgun sequence genome contains a region encoding:
- the PRRT2 gene encoding proline-rich transmembrane protein 2 produces MSDDAEKNEAPPGAAKEPEQQEKEEQEQETPQEMESAPQPEAEPKSEPEREPEPEQEKTQEKLPSQTPPQSPSAPEVPASPVMVTVTIEEDAVVGPQENGDPPGLRAGSAEELGTTPAPLTSPPTRSKSASLNDLKPQNSVNGGPRAIVRSSLSGSQVHLAGAAGSPRASLSRQASATGSTGGEAGEKPRDYIFIAALSCFCPIWPINIVAFVYSVMSRNSFQQGDIDGARRLGRVAKLLSVVALVGGVLIIVASCAINFGVFQ; encoded by the exons ATGTCGGATGATGCTGAAAAGAATGAGGCTCCCCCAGGAGCAGCAAAGGAAccagagcagcaggaaaaggaggagcaggagcaggagacgCCACAAGAGATGGAGTCAGCGCCGCAGCCAGAAGCAGAACCAAAATCCGAACCCGAACGAGAACCCGAACCAGAGCAAGAGAAGACACAGGAGAAGCTGCCATCACAGACACCCCCTCAGAGCCCCTCTGCCCCTGAGGTCCCAGCCTCACCTGTCATGGTGACTGTCACCATTGAGGAGGACGCTGTGGTAGGACCACAGGAGAACGGGGACCCTCCAGGGCTGAGAGCGGGCTCGGCTGAAGAACTGGGGACCACCCCGGCACCACTCACGAGCCCCCCCACCCGCTCCAAATCTGCATCGCTGAATGACCTGAAACCCCAGAACAGTGTCAACGGGGGGCCGCGGGCCATTGTGAGAAGCAGCTTGTCCGGCTCTCAGGTGCACCTCGCAGGAGCTGCTGGGTCTCCGCGGGCCAGCCTGAGCCGACAGGCCTCAGCCACCGGGTCCACAGGTGGTGAGGCTGGGGAGAAACCCAGAGACTACATATTCATTGCTGCCCTCTCCTGCTTCTGCCCAATCTGGCCCATAAACATTGTCGCCTTTGTTTACTCTGTCATG TCCCGTAATAGCTTCCAGCAAGGAGACATTGATGGGGCGCGGCGCCTGGGACGTGTAGCAAAACTGCTGAGTGTTGTGGCATTGGTTGGAGGTGTGCTCATAATTGTGGCTTCTTGTGCCATCAACTTTGGAG TGTTCCAGTGA